The following are from one region of the Silurus meridionalis isolate SWU-2019-XX chromosome 25, ASM1480568v1, whole genome shotgun sequence genome:
- the LOC124378818 gene encoding uncharacterized protein LOC124378818 isoform X2, producing the protein MVQPLLGKQKKKMITVKETCTCPRICYTIIAVLIWLMLLLMDGRYVACGTSNWDGVYTKTDNLALTQWCRPNNESSVSEKELRIVTAVFWSQVVGSSLIVVIAISLVCFFFAFNNNENQAVDSVEMEASENSKIKLHASVSKKKLVFEIEEDSST; encoded by the exons gggaagcagaagaagaagatgattacAGTTAAAGAAACCTGCACATGCCCAAGGATCTGCTACACCATCATTGCAGTCCTCATCTGGTTGATGCTGTTATTAATGGATGGCCGATACGTTGCCTGTGGGACTTCAAATTGGGACGGTGTGTACACAAAGACGGACAATTTAGCGCTCACACAGTGGTGCAGGCCGAATAATGAGTCATCAGTGTCGGAGAAGGAGCTGAGGATTGTGACTGCAGTGTTCTGGTCTCAG gttgtaggttcaagttTGATTGTGGTCATCGCCATTTcacttgtttgctttttttttgcattcaataataatgaaaatcaaGCAGTGGACAGTGTTGAAATGGAAGCTT cGGAAAACAGCAAAATTAAACTGCATGCATCAGTTAGCAAGAAGAAGCTTGTCTTTGAAATCGAGGAGGATTCGTCCACGTAA
- the LOC124378818 gene encoding uncharacterized protein LOC124378818 isoform X3, translating to MGKQKKKMITVKETCTCPRICYTIIAVLIWLMLLLMDGRYVACGTSNWDGVYTKTDNLALTQWCRPNNESSVSEKELRIVTAVFWSQVVGSSLIVVIAISLVCFFFAFNNNENQAVDSVEMEASENSKIKLHASVSKKKLVFEIEEDSST from the exons gggaagcagaagaagaagatgattacAGTTAAAGAAACCTGCACATGCCCAAGGATCTGCTACACCATCATTGCAGTCCTCATCTGGTTGATGCTGTTATTAATGGATGGCCGATACGTTGCCTGTGGGACTTCAAATTGGGACGGTGTGTACACAAAGACGGACAATTTAGCGCTCACACAGTGGTGCAGGCCGAATAATGAGTCATCAGTGTCGGAGAAGGAGCTGAGGATTGTGACTGCAGTGTTCTGGTCTCAG gttgtaggttcaagttTGATTGTGGTCATCGCCATTTcacttgtttgctttttttttgcattcaataataatgaaaatcaaGCAGTGGACAGTGTTGAAATGGAAGCTT cGGAAAACAGCAAAATTAAACTGCATGCATCAGTTAGCAAGAAGAAGCTTGTCTTTGAAATCGAGGAGGATTCGTCCACGTAA